A genomic segment from Candidatus Binataceae bacterium encodes:
- a CDS encoding pitrilysin family protein gives MMRPAIVPPPVPDSPWSWLAAPKDFVLDNGLHVIAAERSASLLVELRFILARGFAGETRERVGLAGLATAMFAEGALRVGGARLDAMQESLGASFGGRVFADGALIEVSALAANVTEVLSLCAALLANPEFDDDDLERVREKRLALIAYERQSPLGLATRLLPPALYGEGHPYARPMSGSGNAQSVGALTANEVREYYAANLRPERVTMVMAGPLRPLDAAPLLERTLGRWRVAMPAADDRPPTKAADSKFSRVPESVVLVDRPRMEQAAIVMGLPTVARACTAAEALMVADAVVAGTFASRLNLKLREERGWTYGVRSALIDARECGTWLISSFVRRDRAAAAMAEIAAEVGDIAGPRPCSEEELRHAVDYLVARTPGTYESCAQIADLLARDTVCGLPMDYRRQLNRRLRGLGPDAITEACRQIRAQAVPRWVIVADAADAARQLREAGITTNAALAADALP, from the coding sequence ATGATGCGCCCCGCTATCGTTCCGCCGCCGGTGCCCGATTCGCCTTGGTCGTGGTTGGCCGCGCCGAAGGACTTCGTGCTCGACAATGGCTTGCACGTAATCGCCGCCGAGCGCAGCGCTTCGCTTCTGGTCGAGTTGAGATTCATCCTGGCGCGGGGTTTTGCGGGGGAGACGCGCGAGCGTGTCGGTCTTGCCGGACTCGCGACGGCGATGTTCGCCGAAGGAGCGCTGCGCGTCGGCGGCGCACGGCTCGACGCCATGCAGGAGTCGCTCGGGGCCTCGTTCGGCGGCCGCGTGTTTGCCGACGGCGCCTTGATTGAGGTGTCGGCACTGGCCGCCAATGTCACCGAAGTGCTCTCGCTATGCGCCGCGCTGCTCGCCAATCCGGAATTTGACGACGATGACCTCGAGCGGGTGCGCGAGAAGCGTCTCGCGTTGATCGCGTATGAGCGCCAGAGTCCGCTGGGGCTCGCGACGCGTCTGTTGCCTCCTGCGCTGTACGGAGAAGGACATCCATATGCGCGTCCCATGAGCGGCTCGGGCAACGCTCAAAGTGTCGGCGCGCTTACGGCAAACGAGGTACGCGAGTATTACGCCGCCAACCTGCGGCCGGAGCGCGTCACGATGGTGATGGCGGGGCCGCTGCGTCCGCTGGATGCAGCGCCGCTGCTCGAGCGTACGCTGGGCCGATGGCGGGTGGCCATGCCTGCCGCGGACGATCGACCACCAACAAAGGCGGCGGATTCGAAATTCAGCCGCGTGCCGGAAAGCGTTGTGCTCGTTGATCGCCCGCGGATGGAGCAGGCGGCGATCGTGATGGGTTTGCCAACGGTGGCGCGCGCCTGCACTGCGGCGGAGGCGTTGATGGTCGCCGACGCGGTGGTCGCCGGAACCTTTGCCTCGCGGCTCAACCTGAAACTGCGCGAGGAGCGCGGATGGACCTACGGCGTGCGCTCGGCGCTGATTGACGCGCGGGAATGTGGAACGTGGTTGATCAGCAGCTTCGTGCGTCGCGACCGCGCCGCGGCCGCGATGGCCGAGATCGCGGCCGAAGTCGGCGATATCGCGGGCCCACGGCCGTGTTCGGAGGAGGAGTTGCGGCACGCGGTTGATTACCTCGTCGCACGGACGCCGGGCACGTATGAGAGCTGCGCGCAGATCGCCGACTTGCTCGCGCGCGACACGGTCTGCGGCCTTCCTATGGATTATCGGCGCCAGCTCAACCGCCGTTTGCGCGGGCTTGGACCCGACGCGATCACCGAAGCCTGCCGACAGATTCGCGCGCAGGCGGTGCCGCGCTGGGTGATTGTCGCCGACGCGGCAGACGCCGCACGCCAGTTGCGCGAGGCCGGTATCACCACAAACGCCGCGCTTGCAGCCGACGCATTGCCGTGA
- a CDS encoding pitrilysin family protein has translation MAPIDWKAACVPARAARLSNGLAVVTHRDARSPLVAIHVAYRAGSREEPESRAGLAHLCEHLMFTGTSAAPGSYFAPFERIGATWMNAYVREDYSAYFATVPAWALEFALRMEADRMGHLAAALDDEKIARQREVVRNELRQRAGDRYGRVPAAIASLAHRPGHPYAHPPDGVLEQLDNISTDDVRNWIETRHCAGNAAVVIAGAVEPGSAIDLVRRHFESLPGGSGLVDRADGANPAIEGSRRRTIIEQGGQSRLYLAWNGPRFASSDLAAYQLACEVFASGKASRLWRALERQRLAVDVTFETRPREFGSQAVLATTARAGVPLAAIEAAAERALEEFARDGADPAEVDAARLRIFARLVRGLERVGGPESKSDVLGLAAMLVGEPQAFDAWITAFAAAEPEAVAAAARRWLGRNRAVVELRGAA, from the coding sequence ATGGCACCGATCGATTGGAAAGCCGCGTGCGTTCCCGCGCGCGCGGCGCGGCTTTCCAACGGCCTTGCCGTCGTCACCCATCGCGATGCGCGCTCGCCGCTCGTCGCCATCCATGTTGCTTACCGCGCGGGTTCGCGCGAGGAACCCGAATCCCGTGCCGGCCTCGCCCATCTGTGCGAGCACCTGATGTTCACGGGCACGTCCGCCGCTCCCGGTTCGTACTTCGCGCCGTTCGAGCGGATCGGCGCGACTTGGATGAATGCGTACGTGAGGGAGGATTACAGCGCGTATTTTGCGACCGTGCCCGCATGGGCCTTGGAATTCGCGCTGCGGATGGAGGCCGACCGGATGGGACATCTGGCCGCCGCGCTCGACGATGAGAAGATCGCGCGCCAGCGCGAGGTCGTCCGCAACGAGCTGCGCCAGCGTGCCGGCGATCGCTACGGGCGCGTGCCCGCGGCAATCGCCAGCCTGGCGCATCGCCCAGGCCATCCCTACGCGCATCCGCCCGATGGCGTTCTGGAACAACTCGACAACATTTCCACGGACGACGTGCGTAATTGGATCGAGACGCGCCATTGCGCGGGCAACGCCGCGGTCGTGATCGCCGGCGCCGTCGAGCCGGGCTCCGCGATCGATCTGGTGCGGCGCCATTTCGAATCGCTTCCCGGCGGAAGCGGATTGGTTGATCGCGCCGATGGCGCGAACCCTGCGATCGAAGGCAGCCGGCGGCGAACAATAATTGAGCAAGGCGGGCAAAGTCGCCTGTATCTGGCTTGGAACGGGCCGCGCTTCGCTTCGTCCGACCTGGCTGCGTACCAGCTCGCATGCGAGGTGTTCGCCAGCGGCAAGGCATCGCGTCTGTGGCGCGCTCTTGAGAGGCAGCGGCTTGCTGTCGATGTGACGTTCGAGACGCGGCCGCGCGAGTTCGGATCGCAGGCAGTGCTTGCGACAACCGCGCGCGCGGGCGTTCCGCTAGCCGCTATCGAAGCGGCGGCGGAGCGAGCGCTGGAGGAATTTGCTCGGGACGGCGCGGATCCTGCCGAGGTCGACGCGGCGCGGCTGCGAATCTTCGCCCGGCTCGTTCGCGGTCTCGAGCGCGTCGGCGGGCCGGAGAGCAAGTCTGACGTGCTCGGCCTTGCTGCGATGCTTGTTGGAGAACCCCAGGCCTTTGATGCGTGGATCACCGCCTTCGCCGCAGCCGAGCCTGAAGCGGTCGCCGCCGCGGCGCGCAGGTGGCTCGGCCGCAACCGCGCCGTAGTCGAGCTGCGCGGGGCGGCGTAG
- the pqqE gene encoding pyrroloquinoline quinone biosynthesis protein PqqE, with protein sequence MLAELTYRCPLHCVFCSNPVDYIRHGAELPTAAWLKVLREARELGAVQLGFSGGEPLTREDLETLVGQAHTLGYYTNLITSGVGLDEGRIARLREAGLDHIQLSFQDSTRELNDFLSHTRTFDLKLNLARLIKRHGYPMVLNVVLHRQNLDHIEQILDMAERLGVEYLELANTQYYGWAFLNRHHLLPTREQLRRAEEATRRFRERAGSSVKVYFVVPDYFERRPKPCMNGWGSVFMVVTADGIALPCHQARMLPGFEFPRVAEHDMRWIWYESPAFNRFRGFDWMREPCRTCAERFKDFGGCRCQAFLLTGDPADTDPVCDLSPEHYRVAEAVERAQGHSGGATAERPLTFRDDRNSRELSSR encoded by the coding sequence TTGCTCGCGGAGCTCACCTACCGCTGTCCCCTGCACTGCGTATTCTGCTCCAACCCGGTCGACTACATCCGCCACGGCGCCGAACTGCCGACCGCGGCGTGGCTCAAGGTCTTGCGCGAGGCGCGCGAACTGGGCGCGGTGCAGTTGGGATTCTCAGGCGGCGAGCCGCTTACGCGCGAGGATCTCGAAACCCTGGTTGGCCAGGCGCATACGCTCGGCTACTACACCAACCTCATAACTTCCGGCGTGGGCCTCGACGAAGGCCGGATCGCGCGGCTGCGCGAGGCCGGCCTCGACCATATCCAGCTCAGCTTCCAGGACTCGACCCGCGAGCTCAATGATTTCCTCAGCCACACGCGCACTTTCGACCTCAAGCTGAACCTGGCGCGGCTCATCAAGCGGCACGGCTACCCGATGGTGCTCAACGTCGTACTCCATCGCCAGAACCTCGATCACATTGAACAGATTCTCGACATGGCCGAACGGCTGGGCGTGGAGTATCTCGAACTTGCGAATACCCAGTACTACGGATGGGCGTTTCTCAATCGGCACCATCTGCTGCCGACGCGCGAACAGCTTCGGCGTGCCGAGGAGGCGACGCGCCGCTTCCGCGAGCGCGCGGGCTCGTCGGTCAAGGTGTATTTCGTGGTGCCCGACTACTTCGAGCGCCGACCCAAGCCGTGCATGAACGGATGGGGCTCGGTATTCATGGTGGTGACGGCCGACGGTATCGCCCTGCCGTGCCATCAGGCGCGCATGCTGCCCGGCTTCGAGTTTCCGCGCGTGGCCGAACATGACATGCGCTGGATCTGGTACGAGTCGCCCGCCTTCAACCGCTTTCGCGGCTTCGACTGGATGCGCGAACCGTGCCGCACCTGCGCCGAGCGTTTCAAGGACTTCGGCGGCTGCCGCTGCCAGGCTTTCCTGCTGACGGGAGATCCGGCCGATACCGATCCGGTGTGCGATCTCTCGCCGGAGCACTACCGCGTCGCTGAGGCGGTGGAGCGCGCGCAGGGCCACTCGGGCGGCGCGACGGCGGAGAGGCCGCTGACGTTCCGCGACGACCGCAACTCGCGCGAGTTGAGCTCGCGCTGA
- the pqqD gene encoding pyrroloquinoline quinone biosynthesis peptide chaperone PqqD — translation MAVRLVSADVPVIPARCRLQWEAAQQAYVILYPEGMVKLSASAGEIMKRIDGRASIAEVIRSLEQAFPGADLRADVIEFLNAAYARGWIEVPGR, via the coding sequence ATGGCTGTGAGACTTGTGTCCGCGGACGTTCCGGTGATTCCGGCGCGCTGCCGGCTCCAGTGGGAGGCGGCGCAGCAGGCGTATGTGATATTGTATCCCGAGGGGATGGTGAAGCTGTCGGCGAGCGCGGGCGAGATCATGAAACGGATTGACGGCCGCGCGTCGATTGCCGAGGTCATCCGGAGCCTCGAGCAGGCGTTTCCCGGCGCCGACTTGCGCGCCGACGTGATCGAATTTCTCAATGCCGCCTATGCAAGAGGATGGATCGAAGTCCCGGGCAGGTAG
- the pqqC gene encoding pyrroloquinoline-quinone synthase PqqC translates to MSAQADDRPWSREEFEHKLRAKESRYHIHHPFHIRMNEGQLTPAQIRGWVANRFYYQFNIPMKDGAILSNCPDREVRRLWIQRILDQDGTVDEEGGIEAWIRLGEACGIERTELTSLRLVLPAVRFAVDAYVNFARTRPWQEAVCSSLTEMFAPQAHRDRLATWPRHYPWIKPEGLEYFRSRLSQARRDVEHGLAVTLDYFKTRAQQERALEILQFKLDVLWALLDAVQAAY, encoded by the coding sequence GTGAGCGCGCAAGCGGACGACAGGCCGTGGAGCCGGGAGGAATTCGAGCACAAGCTGCGCGCAAAGGAGTCGCGCTACCACATCCACCATCCGTTCCACATCAGGATGAACGAGGGCCAACTGACGCCCGCGCAGATCCGCGGATGGGTCGCCAATCGCTTCTACTACCAGTTCAATATCCCGATGAAGGACGGCGCGATCCTCTCCAACTGTCCCGACCGCGAGGTGCGCCGCCTGTGGATCCAGCGCATCCTCGACCAGGACGGCACGGTCGACGAGGAGGGCGGTATCGAGGCCTGGATCCGGCTCGGCGAGGCGTGCGGCATCGAGCGCACTGAGTTGACTTCGCTGCGCCTGGTGCTGCCCGCGGTGCGCTTCGCGGTTGACGCCTACGTCAACTTCGCGCGCACCCGCCCGTGGCAGGAAGCGGTCTGCTCGTCGCTGACCGAGATGTTTGCTCCGCAGGCCCATCGCGATCGCCTGGCGACCTGGCCCCGGCATTATCCGTGGATCAAGCCCGAGGGCTTGGAGTATTTCCGCTCGCGGCTTTCCCAGGCCCGGCGCGACGTCGAGCACGGGCTCGCGGTCACGCTCGACTATTTCAAAACCCGCGCGCAGCAGGAGCGGGCGCTGGAGATCCTTCAGTTCAAGCTCGACGTGCTGTGGGCGCTGCTCGACGCGGTCCAGGCGGCGTATTAG
- the pqqB gene encoding pyrroloquinoline quinone biosynthesis protein PqqB — protein MTILVLGAGAGGGFPQWNCNCRNCRGVRSGTVRARPRTQSSIAVSSDSANWALINASPDLLTQLKSLPQLQPARAMRDTGIRAVILVDSQIDHTLGLAMLREGARLEVYCTASVREDLTTGNPLLRMLESYCGVTWHEIRPVGGAPFGVPGVEGVEFTAVAVKSKAPPYSPHRETPQPGDNIALMMVNAVSGRSVFYAPGLAEIEPEVWRCMSRADCVMVDGTFWTDDEMIRLGAGRKRALEMGHLAQSGEDGMLSWLKKLPHARKVLIHINNTNPILDEDSAQRRELERAGIEVAFDGMEISL, from the coding sequence ATGACAATCCTGGTTCTCGGCGCCGGCGCGGGCGGCGGGTTTCCCCAATGGAACTGTAACTGCCGCAATTGCCGCGGAGTACGCTCGGGAACCGTACGCGCGAGGCCGCGCACCCAGTCCTCGATCGCCGTCAGCTCCGATTCCGCCAATTGGGCGTTAATCAATGCCTCGCCCGACCTGCTGACGCAGCTCAAGTCTCTGCCGCAGCTCCAGCCGGCGCGCGCGATGCGCGACACCGGGATCCGCGCCGTAATCCTGGTCGACAGCCAGATCGATCACACGCTGGGGTTGGCAATGCTGCGCGAGGGCGCGCGGCTCGAGGTCTATTGCACGGCGAGCGTGCGCGAAGACCTGACGACCGGCAATCCGCTCTTGCGCATGCTCGAGAGCTACTGCGGCGTCACCTGGCACGAAATCCGCCCCGTCGGCGGCGCGCCCTTTGGCGTCCCGGGCGTCGAGGGCGTCGAGTTCACCGCCGTCGCGGTCAAGAGCAAGGCGCCGCCGTATTCGCCCCATCGCGAGACCCCGCAGCCGGGCGACAATATCGCGCTGATGATGGTCAACGCGGTAAGCGGCAGGTCGGTCTTTTACGCGCCAGGACTCGCGGAGATCGAGCCGGAGGTATGGCGGTGCATGAGCCGCGCCGACTGCGTAATGGTTGACGGGACCTTCTGGACCGATGACGAGATGATCCGGCTCGGCGCGGGACGCAAACGCGCGCTCGAGATGGGGCATCTGGCGCAGTCGGGCGAGGACGGAATGCTCTCATGGCTGAAGAAGCTGCCACACGCACGCAAGGTGCTGATCCATATCAACAACACCAACCCGATTCTCGACGAGGATTCCGCGCAGCGGCGCGAACTCGAACGGGCCGGTATCGAGGTCGCCTTTGATGGGATGGAGATCTCGCTGTGA
- a CDS encoding MFS transporter has translation MSLPAWLNRDLALLFVGRALRSLTQSCLTIVVPIYVAFLGFGALDLGYLFTAAALASAALAAAVGFLSDRFGRRNLLIAMSLLTTAAGVAFALAHSFALLMLAAAMGTVGRTGPAGAGASVGPYYPAEQALVAEHSSDRARTTAFGALAFVGVVAGAFGSLMAALPMLARVHFGASVLGGFRAVFWIVAVLGVVMAAVTMPVHEAARTQTLAVPPANTRNLSAATSDAPGSGRRLGLSRESWWLVLRFAAINGVNGLAVGMLGPFVVYWFYRRFAVNAAQLGQLFFVINLAAGVPNLLVGRISRLLGAVSTVVWARAISAAFLLATVLMPSFLGAACMYTLRAVSGALWIPVRQSYLMGLIEPRERATAAGLTNVPLQITSLVSPYFAGLMMATLWLASPIALAAILQGSTAAMYWGFFRAIPAPEERQAPAEARTPGRGEAGR, from the coding sequence ATGTCGTTGCCTGCATGGCTCAATCGCGACCTGGCGCTGCTCTTCGTAGGCCGCGCGCTGCGCAGCCTGACCCAGAGCTGCCTGACGATCGTGGTGCCGATCTACGTCGCCTTTCTCGGCTTCGGCGCGCTCGACCTGGGCTACTTGTTCACCGCGGCGGCGCTGGCGAGCGCTGCGCTGGCGGCGGCCGTCGGCTTTCTCTCCGACCGCTTCGGCCGGCGCAATCTGCTGATCGCGATGTCGCTTCTCACGACCGCCGCTGGAGTCGCGTTCGCGCTCGCGCACAGCTTCGCGCTGTTGATGCTGGCGGCAGCGATGGGCACGGTCGGTCGCACGGGACCGGCCGGGGCCGGCGCGTCGGTTGGACCGTACTATCCGGCCGAGCAGGCGCTGGTCGCCGAGCATAGCAGCGACCGGGCGCGGACCACGGCCTTCGGCGCGCTGGCTTTCGTCGGAGTTGTCGCGGGAGCCTTCGGCAGCCTGATGGCGGCGTTGCCGATGCTGGCGCGCGTCCACTTCGGAGCGTCGGTATTGGGCGGGTTCAGAGCCGTTTTCTGGATCGTTGCCGTGCTGGGCGTCGTGATGGCGGCGGTAACGATGCCGGTCCACGAAGCCGCGCGCACACAGACGCTCGCCGTGCCGCCCGCGAATACCCGCAACCTGTCGGCTGCGACGTCCGACGCCCCAGGGAGCGGACGCAGGCTGGGACTGTCGCGCGAGTCGTGGTGGTTGGTCCTGCGCTTTGCGGCGATCAACGGAGTCAACGGGCTCGCGGTCGGGATGCTCGGGCCGTTCGTGGTGTACTGGTTCTATCGGCGCTTCGCGGTGAACGCGGCGCAGCTCGGACAGCTCTTTTTCGTGATCAATCTGGCGGCGGGCGTGCCCAACCTGCTCGTCGGGCGTATCAGCCGTCTGCTTGGCGCGGTCAGCACCGTGGTATGGGCGCGCGCAATTTCGGCGGCCTTTTTGCTTGCCACCGTCCTGATGCCGAGCTTCCTCGGTGCCGCGTGCATGTACACGCTGCGCGCGGTCAGCGGCGCGCTGTGGATTCCGGTGCGCCAGTCATATCTGATGGGCCTGATTGAGCCGCGTGAGCGGGCGACCGCGGCCGGCCTGACCAACGTTCCGTTGCAGATTACCTCGCTGGTGAGCCCGTACTTCGCCGGGCTGATGATGGCCACGCTATGGCTGGCAAGTCCGATCGCGCTGGCGGCGATCCTCCAAGGCTCGACCGCCGCAATGTACTGGGGCTTTTTCCGCGCGATTCCGGCTCCCGAGGAGCGACAAGCGCCGGCCGAAGCGCGCACGCCGGGCCGCGGCGAGGCGGGGCGATGA
- a CDS encoding NAD-dependent epimerase/dehydratase family protein: MKALVVGGTGPTGPFLVKALLARKYAVTILHRGTHEVPEIPSQVEHIHADPHFRDTLDTALKGRIFDLVVATYGRLRFVAEALKGKTGRFIGVGGVACYRGHFHPEALFPVGMKVPTAESGPLVESEQEQRFSWLIAETERAVLRAHPNAALLRYPYVYGPYQLVPREWCVIRRILDGRRFILLPDGGLTLMTHGYAENLAHAVMLAVERPQASAGQIYNCGDEQQLTLAQIVEVIARAMGRELEIIAVPDAAGSAARALTLQHTSHHQLMDLHKIRSELGYRDPVSVTEALARTVRWYVEHQPERGGDIERRLHDPFDYVTEDKLAAICRDSLRRMAELAVPPPERHHPYAHPKTPDQPRDHRER; this comes from the coding sequence ATGAAAGCACTGGTAGTCGGCGGCACCGGCCCTACGGGGCCATTTCTGGTCAAGGCCCTGCTCGCGCGCAAGTACGCGGTAACGATCCTGCATCGCGGCACCCACGAGGTGCCCGAGATTCCGTCCCAGGTCGAACACATCCACGCCGACCCTCACTTTCGCGATACGCTCGACACAGCACTCAAGGGACGGATTTTTGACCTCGTCGTTGCTACGTACGGGCGCCTGCGCTTCGTCGCCGAGGCTTTGAAAGGCAAGACGGGGCGCTTCATCGGGGTCGGCGGCGTCGCCTGCTATCGCGGCCACTTCCATCCGGAGGCGCTGTTCCCGGTCGGGATGAAAGTTCCAACTGCCGAGAGCGGTCCGCTGGTTGAAAGCGAGCAGGAACAGCGCTTCTCGTGGCTCATCGCCGAAACCGAGCGGGCGGTGCTGCGCGCGCATCCCAACGCCGCGCTCCTACGCTACCCCTACGTGTACGGCCCCTACCAACTCGTGCCGCGCGAATGGTGTGTCATCCGGCGCATCCTCGACGGCCGCCGCTTCATCCTCCTACCCGACGGTGGATTGACCCTGATGACGCATGGCTACGCCGAGAACCTCGCGCACGCGGTGATGCTGGCGGTGGAGCGGCCGCAAGCGTCCGCAGGGCAGATCTACAACTGCGGCGACGAACAGCAGCTCACGCTCGCGCAGATCGTCGAGGTGATAGCGCGCGCGATGGGCCGCGAGCTGGAGATAATCGCAGTGCCCGACGCGGCGGGTTCGGCCGCGCGCGCTCTCACGCTGCAGCATACCTCGCATCATCAACTGATGGACCTCCACAAGATCAGGAGCGAACTGGGCTATCGCGATCCCGTGTCGGTTACCGAGGCGCTCGCGCGCACCGTGCGCTGGTACGTCGAACATCAGCCCGAACGCGGCGGCGACATCGAGCGTCGCCTGCACGATCCGTTCGATTATGTGACCGAGGACAAGCTCGCCGCGATCTGTCGCGACAGCCTGCGCCGGATGGCGGAGCTGGCGGTCCCACCGCCCGAGCGCCACCATCCCTACGCGCATCCGAAGACGCCCGACCAGCCGCGCGACCATCGCGAGCGCTGA
- a CDS encoding MaoC family dehydratase N-terminal domain-containing protein translates to MPCDSRLVGTTLGPFEYEVDRFWTMAYAAGLGDANPRYLDSLNCGPLVAHPVFPVGLALRAMTPMDRVFFEAGLTEEESIRRVHATQDMVFYRSIRPPAKLVVSTTLAAMERRRPGTYVVTRYDIAETNGAAVATIHWGRIFRGVQMMGPDRSVGEIPRVPAPATRPGAPRAEMAIPIAATAAIVYTACARPGHSINFHTDTTEARRSGLSAPILMGVATLAMCVSRIVDSEAQGDPERVTRVYGRFGAMVFMPSQVTLRLLARERQDGGEAVFFEALSAQGGRAIRDGLVMLHG, encoded by the coding sequence ATGCCGTGTGATTCTCGCTTGGTAGGAACCACGCTCGGACCGTTCGAATACGAGGTGGACCGGTTCTGGACGATGGCGTATGCGGCGGGGCTGGGCGATGCCAACCCGCGCTATCTCGATTCGCTCAACTGCGGCCCGCTTGTCGCACACCCGGTGTTCCCGGTGGGCCTGGCGCTGCGCGCGATGACGCCGATGGATCGGGTGTTCTTCGAAGCCGGGCTGACCGAGGAGGAATCGATTCGGCGCGTGCATGCCACCCAGGACATGGTCTTTTACCGGTCAATCCGGCCGCCCGCGAAGCTGGTCGTGAGCACGACGCTCGCCGCGATGGAGCGCCGCAGGCCGGGCACCTACGTGGTCACCCGCTACGACATCGCGGAGACCAACGGCGCGGCGGTCGCGACGATTCATTGGGGGCGGATTTTCAGGGGAGTCCAGATGATGGGGCCGGACAGATCAGTCGGCGAAATCCCCCGCGTGCCCGCCCCGGCTACGCGGCCGGGCGCGCCGCGGGCCGAGATGGCGATTCCAATCGCCGCTACCGCCGCGATCGTTTACACCGCCTGCGCACGCCCCGGCCATTCGATCAATTTCCATACCGACACCACGGAAGCGCGGCGCTCGGGATTATCGGCGCCGATCCTGATGGGCGTCGCGACACTTGCAATGTGCGTTTCGCGGATCGTCGATAGCGAGGCGCAGGGCGACCCGGAGCGGGTGACGCGGGTGTACGGGCGCTTCGGCGCGATGGTTTTCATGCCGTCGCAGGTAACGCTGCGGCTACTCGCGCGCGAACGGCAGGACGGCGGCGAAGCAGTGTTCTTTGAGGCGCTGTCCGCGCAGGGCGGGCGCGCAATCCGCGACGGCCTGGTGATGCTGCACGGCTGA
- a CDS encoding methionine adenosyltransferase: MPDDVSFVITSMPPYERSRAQLEICEHKGIGHPDSICDGAAEAVSRALSQAYLRAAGEVLHHNVDKALLVGGQSRPRFGGGEVNTPVRLIIGGRATPVAGLDLEQLVRGAAREYLVAALHCDPGLFVVEPATRTGSPNLVRIFARGPSARIANDTSFGAGYAPLSHLERAVLKLAEILRSPSFRAAFPAAGDDFKLMGVRTGRNVRFTVALAFIDRTIRSASEYFATKSKARRYLTDAIDIDCEIDINMLDDPQATDETGLYLTVTGLSAENGDDGEVGRGNRVNGLITPYRRMSLEAAAGKNPVAHIGKLYNVLAAEIAAAICAEVEGVTEASVQILSTIGRPVAEPQLIAIELATAHGLSARFRGSAEGVARSCLGRIDRLSERLIRGELRVL, translated from the coding sequence ATGCCGGACGACGTAAGCTTCGTCATCACTTCGATGCCCCCGTATGAGCGCTCGCGTGCGCAGCTCGAAATCTGCGAGCACAAGGGCATTGGCCACCCCGACAGCATCTGTGACGGCGCTGCCGAGGCGGTTTCGCGCGCGCTCAGCCAGGCCTACCTGCGCGCGGCCGGTGAAGTGCTGCATCACAACGTGGACAAGGCTCTGCTGGTCGGCGGGCAGAGCCGTCCGCGCTTCGGCGGCGGCGAGGTCAACACCCCGGTGCGGCTGATAATCGGCGGACGCGCGACGCCGGTCGCCGGCCTCGACCTGGAGCAACTCGTGCGCGGCGCTGCGCGCGAATATCTCGTGGCGGCGCTGCACTGCGATCCGGGTTTATTCGTCGTCGAACCGGCGACTCGGACTGGCAGCCCGAACCTGGTGCGGATTTTCGCGCGCGGCCCGTCGGCGCGGATCGCCAATGACACCAGCTTTGGCGCGGGCTACGCGCCGCTCTCGCACCTGGAACGCGCGGTCCTCAAGCTGGCGGAGATATTGCGCTCCCCATCGTTCCGCGCCGCATTTCCAGCCGCTGGCGACGACTTCAAGCTTATGGGAGTGCGTACCGGACGCAATGTCCGCTTCACGGTCGCGCTGGCGTTCATCGATCGCACCATCCGCAGCGCGTCCGAATATTTCGCGACCAAGTCGAAAGCCCGGCGCTATCTCACGGACGCAATCGACATCGACTGCGAGATTGACATCAATATGCTCGACGACCCACAGGCGACTGATGAAACCGGGCTCTACCTGACGGTAACGGGTCTTAGTGCGGAGAACGGCGACGACGGCGAGGTGGGCAGGGGCAATCGCGTCAACGGCCTGATCACACCGTACCGGCGGATGTCGCTCGAAGCCGCGGCGGGCAAGAACCCGGTCGCCCACATCGGCAAGCTCTACAACGTGTTGGCGGCGGAGATCGCCGCCGCCATCTGCGCCGAGGTGGAAGGCGTCACGGAGGCCTCGGTGCAGATCCTCTCGACCATCGGGCGTCCAGTGGCCGAGCCGCAACTTATCGCGATCGAGCTGGCAACTGCGCATGGCCTCAGCGCGCGCTTCCGCGGAAGCGCGGAGGGAGTCGCCAGAAGCTGCCTCGGGCGCATCGATCGACTCTCCGAGCGGTTGATCCGCGGCGAGCTGCGCGTGCTCTGA